One region of Pseudobdellovibrionaceae bacterium genomic DNA includes:
- a CDS encoding sigma 54-interacting transcriptional regulator: MLSLKKPAGHLLFIDDDVDLLEVIRDYYRPRGYRVDLAESAFQPLERFRQSQNSENPYDVVICDLKMPKFDGLEFIREMRSLSPTTPIILMTAHSSIELAVQAVREGAYDFVNKPLNFSQLSVAIERALSLRKIQSENETLRSVASATKSLDGMIARSPNMLNVINFARRIASSEANVLIQGESGTGKEVIARAIHTNSARANGPFVAINCSAIPETLLESELFGYAKGAFTGAQDKKIGLFEEANEGTLFLDEIGDLSQPLQAKLLRVLQERQIKRVGENQYRPINVRILAATHKTLETEVQKGNFRQDLFFRLNVIRIDIPALRDRRDDILPLADVFLKKFAAKNGSMVRGFSKESQEYLFGQDWPGNVRELENAIERAVILSQNDLIQPQDLPSLSNSRPLMPMNAAAATEPASNAAGNSSQSWTTPGTHAPNPMPSLPASAQPTTIPQTPVLPAAPMGTQMGSPMGSHMMPQMPGVPPYSMPNHYFVPSEEAALFLPLQNRETEDLPTLNEISLDYVQFVLKRVGGVRERAARVLDIDRKTLYRKIDEYKQRTAPVSETPATPPTGTGGTEKRNPNAGGDKRSELNH; this comes from the coding sequence ATGCTTTCACTGAAGAAACCGGCCGGACATCTGCTCTTTATCGACGACGATGTCGACCTCCTGGAAGTGATTCGCGACTACTATCGCCCCCGCGGTTACCGCGTGGATCTTGCCGAATCTGCCTTCCAGCCTTTGGAGCGTTTCCGTCAAAGCCAGAACTCCGAGAACCCCTACGACGTGGTCATCTGCGATTTGAAGATGCCCAAGTTCGACGGCCTTGAGTTTATTCGTGAAATGCGCTCGCTGTCACCGACGACCCCCATCATTCTGATGACCGCGCATAGCTCCATCGAACTCGCCGTCCAAGCGGTCCGCGAGGGAGCCTATGATTTCGTGAATAAACCCTTGAACTTCTCGCAACTGAGCGTCGCGATCGAGCGCGCTTTGTCGCTTCGCAAAATTCAGTCCGAGAACGAAACGCTCCGCTCCGTTGCCTCGGCGACCAAGAGCCTGGACGGAATGATCGCGCGTTCGCCGAATATGTTGAACGTGATCAACTTCGCTCGCCGAATCGCGAGCTCGGAAGCGAACGTTTTGATCCAAGGTGAATCCGGGACCGGTAAAGAAGTGATCGCCCGCGCGATCCATACGAATAGCGCTCGGGCGAATGGTCCCTTCGTCGCCATCAACTGTTCGGCGATCCCGGAAACACTTTTGGAATCGGAGCTTTTCGGTTACGCGAAAGGCGCCTTTACCGGCGCGCAGGATAAAAAAATCGGCCTCTTCGAAGAGGCGAACGAAGGCACCTTGTTCCTGGACGAAATCGGAGATCTGAGCCAGCCGCTCCAGGCGAAACTCCTGCGCGTTCTGCAAGAGCGTCAGATCAAACGCGTCGGCGAAAACCAGTACCGCCCGATCAACGTGCGTATCTTGGCCGCCACCCACAAGACTTTGGAAACCGAAGTCCAGAAGGGAAACTTCCGTCAGGACTTGTTCTTCCGCTTGAACGTCATCCGGATCGACATTCCCGCCTTGCGCGATCGTCGTGACGACATTCTGCCGCTGGCCGATGTCTTCCTGAAAAAATTCGCCGCGAAGAACGGATCCATGGTGCGCGGGTTCTCGAAAGAATCGCAAGAGTACCTCTTTGGCCAAGACTGGCCCGGTAACGTGCGTGAACTCGAAAACGCGATCGAGCGCGCGGTCATCCTGAGCCAAAACGACTTGATCCAGCCGCAAGATCTGCCGAGCTTGTCCAATTCGCGCCCGCTGATGCCGATGAACGCGGCGGCGGCGACCGAACCCGCAAGCAATGCCGCAGGCAACTCGAGCCAGTCGTGGACGACACCCGGCACTCACGCGCCGAATCCCATGCCCTCGCTCCCCGCTTCGGCGCAACCCACGACGATTCCCCAGACACCGGTCCTTCCTGCAGCGCCGATGGGAACGCAAATGGGATCACCGATGGGCAGCCACATGATGCCGCAAATGCCCGGCGTCCCCCCGTACTCGATGCCGAATCACTACTTCGTCCCCAGTGAAGAGGCCGCGCTGTTCCTGCCCCTGCAGAATCGCGAAACCGAAGATTTGCCCACGCTGAACGAAATCTCACTCGACTACGTGCAGTTCGTCCTGAAACGCGTGGGCGGAGTCCGTGAGCGCGCCGCCCGCGTCCTCGATATCGATCGTAAGACTCTGTACCGCAAGATCGACGAATATAAGCAGCGGACCGCTCCGGTGAGCGAAACCCCCGCGACTCCCCCGACGGGCACCGGCGGAACCGAAAAGCGCAACCCGAATGCCGGCGGCGACAAACGCTCGGAACTCAACCACTAA
- a CDS encoding AI-2E family transporter encodes MDFSSKDTLLRFVQIGLVIVILMLIWPFVMPIALAFVFASLLWPYARDEWRFVKSKVARAAILTIGFVTLILGPVLSLIGAGVFVLQKKIQEGALDQIDLQPGHWMRDILSSERVEKIQAALNIDDEQLRTSLMSILQKTQYVVLEFLQSILTGAPAAVMAFIIMIFCLFWILKDQNQIEAWLYKNSPLKRKETNYLVDTFRTASVSVVMAGILSGLAQATIIGIGAAVSGLGNPWVAATIVFFASFFPFLGSGLVSISLIVIGVATQDIEGLLFFLPFAAISSIADNIIYPLVVGGRGEINPLISFLAVIGGIQLFGIFGIFLGPVVFILCLRALSLLSGEPIPEVGAEEPARPWRERLREIMPDWLKKRLRF; translated from the coding sequence ATGGATTTTAGCTCCAAAGACACTCTTCTCCGTTTCGTCCAGATCGGACTCGTGATCGTCATCTTGATGCTCATTTGGCCGTTCGTGATGCCGATCGCGCTCGCTTTCGTGTTCGCGTCGCTGCTGTGGCCCTACGCCCGCGACGAATGGCGCTTCGTGAAATCGAAAGTCGCCCGGGCCGCCATCCTGACGATCGGCTTCGTCACGTTGATCCTCGGTCCCGTCTTGTCGTTGATCGGCGCCGGCGTCTTCGTCCTGCAAAAGAAAATTCAAGAGGGCGCCCTCGATCAGATCGACCTGCAACCCGGCCACTGGATGCGCGATATCCTGTCCAGCGAGCGTGTCGAAAAAATCCAGGCCGCCCTGAACATCGACGACGAGCAACTGCGAACCTCGCTCATGTCGATCCTGCAGAAAACCCAGTACGTCGTTTTGGAGTTCCTGCAGTCGATTCTGACCGGCGCCCCCGCCGCCGTCATGGCCTTCATCATCATGATCTTCTGTCTGTTCTGGATCCTGAAGGACCAAAACCAAATCGAAGCTTGGCTTTATAAGAACTCGCCCCTCAAACGCAAAGAGACGAACTATCTGGTCGACACGTTCCGTACGGCGAGCGTCTCGGTCGTCATGGCGGGAATCCTGAGCGGCCTCGCGCAGGCGACGATCATCGGCATCGGCGCCGCGGTTTCGGGTCTGGGGAATCCCTGGGTCGCCGCGACGATCGTTTTCTTCGCTTCGTTCTTTCCGTTCTTGGGCTCGGGCCTGGTTTCGATTTCGTTGATCGTCATCGGGGTCGCCACCCAAGATATCGAAGGTCTGCTCTTCTTCCTGCCCTTTGCCGCGATTTCTTCGATCGCCGACAACATCATCTACCCCCTCGTCGTCGGTGGACGTGGCGAGATCAACCCGCTGATCTCATTCCTGGCGGTCATCGGCGGGATTCAACTTTTCGGGATCTTCGGGATCTTCCTGGGCCCCGTGGTGTTCATTTTGTGTCTGCGCGCCCTGAGCCTGCTCTCCGGGGAACCTATTCCCGAAGTCGGCGCGGAAGAACCGGCGCGCCCGTGGCGTGAACGCCTGCGCGAAATCATGCCCGATTGGCTGAAGAAGAGGTTGCGTTTCTAA
- a CDS encoding CHASE3 domain-containing protein, whose protein sequence is MTEWLKFFSTEGLLSVAEAFGGRADLWWPLALGDLALGASLLFVAVSCFFLYHRIRVRASGLLLLLASLLALLGATHLVSAWLLWTPVFWLSSLLKIVTAGTAVVAALWIAQVWPQIVEFAVTVRRFESYNSRIERRHSRALFTDKGFEKLLNRSVFLPTALALVLIAVFTSQITYLVYVKGEVAEATQRISYMHALQRNFVDAESALRGYLLTGKAEYLQPLESATSRTPRMLNDLMVLNKEHALVHANLQKLASNFIEWVDIANPLIERRRKGIPYRNSNVETYHRELMDQSRALFSETIRLTVRERDVYSDDADQVTHLFILVSVSLAGLIGLGLALWSRKQITSLSGNYAQALETARELNAHLEQRVSERTRELFEANSRLAAANSELEAFSYSVSHDLRGPLRGIDGFSQILIEDETGRLSPESQRHIGFIRDGVRKMGQLIDDLLNLSRISKADLQAEKTDAAGVAREVLADLREAHPNRKVEYFADAEIPVRADPALLKILLQNLLGNAWKFTGRIEHARIEVRGIADVGATGFKVIDNGAGFDMNFQAKLFQAFQRLHSAKEFEGTGIGLALCRRIVQRHGGRIWAEGQLGQGATIQVLFPTSPENHVRPGLPKSEIPPETHA, encoded by the coding sequence ATGACGGAGTGGTTGAAGTTCTTCAGTACCGAGGGTTTGTTGTCGGTCGCCGAGGCTTTCGGCGGACGCGCGGACCTATGGTGGCCGCTCGCCTTGGGCGATCTCGCGCTGGGAGCCTCCCTCCTCTTCGTCGCCGTCAGTTGCTTTTTTCTGTACCACCGCATCCGCGTTCGCGCTTCGGGCCTGCTCCTCCTGCTGGCGTCGCTGCTGGCCCTGCTCGGGGCGACCCATTTGGTGTCCGCATGGCTTTTGTGGACGCCGGTGTTCTGGCTTTCGTCGCTCTTAAAAATCGTGACGGCGGGCACGGCCGTGGTCGCCGCTCTTTGGATCGCGCAAGTCTGGCCGCAAATCGTAGAGTTCGCGGTCACCGTGCGTCGTTTCGAATCCTACAACTCGCGCATCGAACGCCGCCACTCCCGCGCGCTTTTCACCGACAAAGGTTTCGAAAAGCTCTTGAACCGCTCCGTCTTTTTGCCGACGGCGCTCGCCCTCGTATTGATCGCGGTTTTCACCTCGCAGATCACCTATCTCGTGTACGTGAAGGGCGAGGTCGCCGAAGCTACCCAACGGATTTCGTACATGCACGCGCTGCAAAGGAACTTCGTCGACGCCGAGTCGGCCCTGCGCGGATATCTATTGACGGGAAAAGCCGAATACCTGCAGCCGCTGGAAAGCGCGACCAGCCGCACCCCGCGGATGTTGAACGATCTCATGGTGCTGAACAAAGAGCACGCCCTGGTCCACGCGAACCTGCAAAAGCTCGCCTCGAACTTCATCGAATGGGTGGACATCGCCAATCCCCTGATCGAACGTCGGCGTAAGGGTATTCCCTACCGCAATTCGAACGTCGAAACTTACCACCGCGAGCTCATGGATCAATCGCGCGCGCTTTTTTCGGAAACGATCCGGCTGACGGTTCGCGAGCGCGACGTGTACAGCGACGACGCCGATCAAGTGACCCATCTGTTCATCTTGGTTTCCGTCTCGCTCGCGGGACTCATCGGCTTGGGGCTCGCGCTGTGGTCACGCAAACAAATCACCTCGTTGTCCGGTAACTACGCGCAGGCCCTCGAAACCGCGCGTGAACTGAATGCCCATCTTGAGCAGCGCGTTTCCGAACGCACCCGCGAATTGTTCGAAGCGAACTCTCGACTGGCCGCCGCGAATAGCGAACTTGAGGCCTTCTCGTATTCCGTTTCGCACGATCTACGGGGTCCCTTGCGCGGAATCGACGGTTTCAGCCAAATTTTGATTGAGGACGAAACCGGACGGCTGAGCCCCGAGTCCCAACGCCACATCGGCTTCATCCGCGACGGCGTCCGCAAAATGGGCCAGCTGATCGACGATCTTTTAAATCTTTCGCGCATCTCGAAGGCGGACCTGCAAGCCGAGAAAACCGACGCCGCCGGCGTCGCGCGCGAAGTCCTGGCGGATCTGCGCGAAGCGCACCCCAACCGGAAGGTCGAATACTTCGCGGATGCCGAGATCCCCGTGCGCGCCGATCCGGCCCTGCTGAAGATCTTGCTGCAGAATCTGCTCGGCAACGCGTGGAAATTCACGGGGCGCATCGAACACGCGCGCATCGAGGTTCGCGGCATCGCCGATGTCGGCGCCACGGGCTTCAAAGTGATCGACAACGGCGCGGGCTTCGATATGAACTTCCAGGCGAAACTCTTCCAAGCCTTCCAACGCCTGCACTCCGCAAAAGAGTTCGAAGGCACCGGCATCGGCCTCGCCCTGTGCCGCCGGATCGTCCAGCGCCACGGCGGTCGCATTTGGGCCGAAGGCCAATTGGGCCAGGGCGCGACGATTCAAGTTTTATTTCCCACATCACCCGAGAACCACGTGCGCCCGGGATTACCGAAATCGGAGATCCCACCCGAAACCCACGCCTGA
- a CDS encoding YceI family protein, with translation MSQRQVLAAFAITLFTSGFAVAQSVEVDLKISPAGSFQAKTSKISGKAKKEGSKIVANGVKVDLASLSTGIKLRDEHMKDKYLEVAKHPQAELTVGACEGGSGKGKLKIRGIEKDVSGKCAVRGKNVFAEFEISLADFKIEGIRYMGAGVKDKATVKALVPIE, from the coding sequence ATGAGCCAACGCCAAGTCCTCGCCGCCTTTGCCATCACTCTTTTCACCTCGGGATTCGCGGTCGCGCAGTCCGTGGAAGTCGACCTGAAGATCAGCCCCGCCGGTTCTTTCCAAGCGAAGACCTCGAAGATCTCGGGAAAGGCCAAGAAAGAGGGCAGCAAGATTGTCGCGAACGGCGTGAAGGTCGACTTGGCCAGCCTGTCGACGGGCATCAAATTGCGCGACGAGCACATGAAGGACAAATACCTCGAAGTCGCGAAACATCCCCAGGCGGAGTTGACCGTGGGCGCTTGCGAAGGCGGTAGCGGCAAAGGAAAACTGAAAATCCGCGGTATCGAAAAAGACGTCAGCGGCAAGTGCGCGGTTCGTGGCAAGAACGTCTTCGCGGAGTTCGAAATCAGCCTGGCGGACTTCAAGATCGAAGGCATCCGCTACATGGGCGCGGGCGTGAAGGACAAGGCGACCGTCAAGGCGCTGGTGCCGATCGAATAA
- a CDS encoding DOMON-like domain-containing protein, with product MIPLRAFDPAAAPSSLALTGEFDILKEGQLRLRFNLNDALGVLVDAPRAREFSPADFRRADGLWQSTCFEAFWSAPGEPGYFEVNIAADGRWNLYRFDDYRTPQPPMAAQDFELIQLQTRPDFVEATLATRLPARAWEVSLCAVLRTREAGPFYFSTHHSGPQPDFHRRDSFNLIRRP from the coding sequence GTGATCCCACTTCGCGCTTTCGATCCGGCCGCGGCTCCGTCCTCGCTCGCCCTTACGGGTGAGTTCGATATCCTCAAAGAGGGACAACTGCGTCTGCGTTTCAATTTGAACGACGCCTTGGGCGTGCTGGTCGATGCGCCGCGGGCACGCGAGTTTTCCCCCGCCGATTTCCGGCGTGCCGATGGACTATGGCAAAGCACCTGCTTCGAAGCTTTCTGGAGCGCGCCCGGTGAGCCCGGGTACTTTGAAGTGAATATCGCCGCCGATGGCCGTTGGAATCTGTACCGCTTCGATGACTACCGCACGCCCCAGCCGCCGATGGCCGCTCAAGACTTCGAGCTGATCCAACTGCAAACGCGGCCCGACTTCGTGGAGGCCACGCTCGCAACCCGACTGCCCGCGCGCGCCTGGGAAGTTTCGCTGTGCGCGGTTCTGCGGACTCGCGAGGCGGGCCCGTTTTATTTTTCCACCCACCACTCCGGACCCCAACCCGACTTCCACCGACGCGACAGCTTCAACCTGATCCGCCGACCCTAG
- a CDS encoding DUF1343 domain-containing protein, giving the protein MKLGLEIFLNDKQLHRELKGQRVSLVCHPASVDQKLNHAFDLIHEKIGLASAFGPQHGVKGEKQDNMVESDDLIHPTAQIPVYSLYGKVRRPTKEMMDSFDVLLFDLQDLGCRIYTFITTLLYVMEECAKYDKRFIVLDRPNPIGRDVEGFLLEPGWESFVGAGPIPMRHGLTVGELALYFRDHFSLDLDLTVVQMQGYKPNAKPGHGWPASLSWVNPSPNAPTLNMARAYPGTVMIEGTTLSEGRGTTRALEQVGAADIDFARVLELMRKKGPSWLKGSILRECYFQPTFHKFQGQLCHGFMFHTDVPGYRPRDFKPYRVVSLMLKCVRELYPQYPIYRDFAYEYVEDKLAFDVIHGGPRLREWIESPQAKPADLEKLLRRDENAWKKEYKRYFLYR; this is encoded by the coding sequence ATGAAACTCGGACTCGAAATTTTTCTGAACGATAAGCAACTACATCGCGAGCTGAAGGGCCAACGCGTTTCGCTGGTTTGCCATCCCGCTTCGGTGGACCAAAAACTGAATCACGCCTTCGATTTGATTCACGAAAAAATCGGACTCGCGAGCGCCTTCGGTCCGCAGCACGGCGTGAAGGGTGAAAAGCAAGACAACATGGTCGAAAGCGACGACCTGATCCATCCCACAGCTCAAATCCCGGTCTATTCCCTGTACGGAAAAGTCCGTCGCCCCACCAAAGAGATGATGGACAGCTTCGACGTCCTGCTGTTCGATCTGCAGGATCTGGGCTGCCGGATCTACACCTTCATCACGACGCTACTTTACGTGATGGAAGAGTGCGCGAAGTACGACAAACGTTTCATCGTGTTGGACCGCCCGAACCCCATCGGCCGTGACGTCGAAGGCTTTTTACTTGAGCCCGGCTGGGAAAGTTTCGTCGGCGCGGGGCCGATCCCCATGCGCCACGGCCTGACCGTGGGCGAGCTCGCGCTTTATTTCCGCGATCATTTCTCGCTCGATCTGGATCTGACGGTCGTGCAGATGCAAGGCTACAAACCCAACGCGAAACCAGGTCACGGCTGGCCCGCTTCGCTGTCGTGGGTGAACCCTTCGCCCAACGCGCCGACGCTGAACATGGCGCGGGCCTATCCCGGCACCGTGATGATCGAAGGTACGACTTTGTCCGAAGGGCGCGGCACCACCCGCGCGCTCGAGCAGGTCGGCGCCGCGGACATCGACTTCGCGCGCGTTCTGGAGCTCATGCGCAAAAAAGGGCCCTCCTGGCTGAAAGGCTCGATCCTGCGCGAGTGCTACTTCCAACCGACCTTTCACAAATTCCAGGGCCAGCTCTGCCACGGATTCATGTTCCATACCGACGTGCCCGGCTATCGTCCGCGCGACTTCAAACCCTACCGTGTGGTGAGTTTGATGCTCAAATGCGTGCGTGAACTTTATCCCCAGTACCCCATCTACCGTGACTTCGCTTACGAATACGTCGAAGATAAATTAGCGTTCGACGTCATTCATGGCGGTCCCCGTTTGCGCGAATGGATCGAGAGTCCGCAAGCCAAACCCGCGGATCTGGAAAAGCTACTTCGCCGTGACGAGAACGCCTGGAAGAAAGAGTACAAGCGGTACTTCCTCTATCGGTAA
- the map gene encoding type I methionyl aminopeptidase, translating to MSIQNENDLIALRRIGKIVATCLKHMGSQLEPGITTLELDEIGRRFLELHGATSAPKLTYGFPGHTCISVNEEAAHGLPGATVLNAGDLVNIDVSAELGGYFADTGGSFIIPPESQLKRRLCDVAFKAMNRGVREARAGAKLNLIGKAMESEAERHGFTVIENLGSHGVGRALHEEPKFIPGYYDRNDRRVLKHGQVITVEPFVSSGAFEVFDKGDGWTLMTESGVFTAQYEHTIVVTDREPLIMTLIA from the coding sequence ATGTCCATCCAAAATGAAAACGATCTGATCGCCCTTCGCCGGATCGGCAAAATCGTCGCGACCTGCCTGAAGCATATGGGGTCTCAGCTCGAACCGGGCATCACGACCTTGGAACTCGACGAAATCGGACGGCGTTTTCTGGAACTTCACGGCGCGACCTCGGCCCCGAAACTGACCTACGGCTTTCCGGGCCACACCTGCATCAGCGTGAACGAAGAGGCCGCGCACGGTCTCCCCGGCGCCACGGTCTTAAACGCCGGCGACCTCGTGAACATCGACGTCTCGGCCGAACTCGGTGGCTATTTCGCCGATACGGGCGGCTCCTTCATCATCCCGCCGGAGTCCCAACTGAAACGCCGTCTGTGTGATGTGGCTTTCAAGGCTATGAATCGTGGCGTGCGTGAAGCACGTGCGGGCGCCAAACTGAATCTGATCGGCAAAGCTATGGAGTCCGAGGCCGAACGCCACGGCTTCACGGTCATCGAAAACCTGGGCAGCCACGGCGTGGGCCGCGCGCTGCACGAAGAACCCAAGTTCATTCCGGGATACTATGATCGCAACGACCGCCGTGTCCTGAAGCACGGTCAGGTGATCACCGTCGAACCCTTCGTCTCGTCGGGAGCCTTCGAGGTTTTCGATAAGGGCGACGGCTGGACGCTGATGACCGAAAGCGGCGTCTTCACGGCCCAGTATGAGCACACGATCGTCGTGACCGACCGTGAGCCGCTGATCATGACCTTGATCGCGTAA